A window of Apium graveolens cultivar Ventura chromosome 8, ASM990537v1, whole genome shotgun sequence contains these coding sequences:
- the LOC141677998 gene encoding ABC transporter B family member 9-like — MTKKRDESVAFYKLFVFADRLDVLLMTIGSIGAIANGVSQPLMMVVMGQTINAFGKSNGHDITDEISNVCLMYVYLAIVAGIASVLQTSCWMVSAERQAARIRGFYLKTMLRQDIAFFDIETTTGEVTERMSGDIILIKDAMGEKVGNFIRLISTFIGGFVIAFERGWLLTLVLTSCIPVILVTGGFIGKLMAKMSSRGQIAYAEAGNVVEQTIGAIRTVASFTGEKIATDKYDSKICIAYTTTKHNGIASGLGLGAAVTSVFCTYGVAIWYGSKLILKKGYDGGTVMNVITSSIGGGLSLSQTLPIFSAFSAGQAAASKMFQTIKRKPNIDAYKTSGVVLNEIKGAIELKDVYFSYPARPDVQIFSGFSLNIPSGVTAALVGQSGSGKSTVISLLERFYDPNCGQVLIDGVDLKKFQLKWIRGNIGLVSQEPVLFATSIKLNIAYGKENATEEEVRTAIELANAATFVDKLPEGLDTMVGEHGTQMSGGQKQRIAIARAILKNPKILLLDEATSALDAESESVVQNALEKAMTNRTTIVVAHRLTTIRTADMIAVVHAGKLVETGFHDELIKDPEGAYTQLVRMQGTVTNQGEETRNVEKMEEHFNLDKNISRRHSTKRFTSRGSSRSWYEVSDPGVDQINKSIMRDVENDNTKIETKENNKRKKEVSILWRLAYLNKPELLVLVLGSVAACINGMIFPLFGLLNAKAIKIFFEPPTKLERDSSYWALMYVGLGCVTIVVIPVQNYLFGVAGGKLIQRIRSLSFQKIVQQEISWFDDPANSSGAVGARLSTDATTVRSLVGDALALVVQNIATIVAGVVIAFTANWILALVVLAVLPLMLVEGLILTKFYKQCADAKGMYEQASQVAIDAVGSIRTVAAFCAEEKVMDLYQKKCEFPLKSGIRLGIVSGVSLGIASSAIFLVNSFIFYIGSVLEKHGKVTFAEIFKVFFALTTSAMGVSGMLGMVPDLNRVIISAASIFDILDSKLERDSSNNGGSTIDTVKGDLEFQNVSFKYPTRPNIQIFTDLCLSFPSGKTVALVGESGSGKSTIISLIERFYDPDGGHIYLDGVELQKLNLNWLRQQIGLVSQEPVLFNETIRNNIAYGKNGTASEEEIIAATRSANAHQFISALPQGYDTNVGERGVQLSGGQKQRIAIARAIIKDPRILLLDEATSALDTESERIVQDALNRVMVDRTAVVVAHRLVTIKGADIIAVVKNGVIAEKGNHNSLLSIPNGVYASLVALQMTST, encoded by the exons ATGACAAAAAAGAGAGATGAAAGTGTTGCATTCTACAAACTATTTGTGTTTGCAGATAGATTAGATGTGTTGTTAATGACTATTGGGTCCATTGGAGCTATTGCCAATGGAGTTTCACAGCCTCTTATGATGGTTGTAATGGGCCAAACTATCAATGCTTTTGGTAAATCAAATGGTCATGATATTACTGATGAAATTTCAAAC GTGTGCCTTATGTATGTATATTTGGCCATTGTTGCCGGCATTGCTTCAGTTCTAC AGACTTCATGTTGGATGGTATCTGCGGAGAGACAGGCTGCTCGTATACGAGGATTCTACTTGAAAACGATGTTGAGACAAGACATTGCATTCTTTGATATTGAAACAACAACCGGAGAGGTTACTGAGAGAATGTCTGGCGACATTATCCTCATCAAAGATGCCATGGGTGAGAAG GTTGGGAACTTCATTAGGCTTATATCGACATTTATTGGAGGCTTTGTGATAGCCTTTGAAAGAGGATGGCTCCTCACGCTAGTTTTGACTTCGTGCATTCCTGTTATTCTTGTGACCGGTGGATTCATAGGAAAGTTAATGGCCAAAATGTCAAGTCGGGGTCAGATTGCTTATGCCGAAGCTGGAAATGTTGTTGAACAAACCATTGGAGCCATTCGAACT GTCGCGTCTTTCACTGGGGAAAAAATTGCAACTGATAAGTATGATAGCAAGATTTGTATTGCTTATACCACTACAAAGCACAACGGAATAGCCTCAGGATTAGGACTTGGAGCAGCTGTAACCAGTGTCTTCTGCACTTATGGAGTTGCCATATGGTATGGATCAAAACTTATCCTAAAAAAAGGGTATGATGGTGGAACGGTCATGAACGTTATTACATCAAGCATCGGCGGTGGCCT TTCATTAAGCCAGACACTGCCCATTTTCAGTGCATTTTCAGCGGGGCAGGCTGCTGCCTCCAAAATGTTTCAGACGATCAAACGTAAACCAAACATTGATGCATATAAAACTAGTGGAGTTGTATTGAATGAAATTAAAGGGGCCATTGAACTCAAAGATGTGTATTTTAGTTATCCAGCAAGGCCAGATGTGCAGATATTTTCGGGTTTCTCATTGAACATTCCAAGTGGTGTTACTGCAGCGTTGGTTGGACAAAGTGGCAGTGGGAAATCAACAGTCATCAGTTTGCTGGAAAGATTTTACGATCCCAACTGTGGTCAAGTCCTTATTGATGGGGTTGATTTGAAGAAATTCCAGCTTAAATGGATAAGAGGGAACATTGGGCTTGTGAGTCAAGAACCAGTTTTGTTCGCAACTAGTATAAAATTAAATATTGCATATGGAAAGGAAAATGCTACTGAGGAGGAAGTAAGAACGGCTATTGAGCTTGCAAATGCTGCAACATTCGTCGACAAATTACCCGAG GGGTTGGACACAATGGTAGGTGAACATGGAACCCAGATGTCTGGTGGTCAAAAGCAAAGGATTGCAATCGCAAGAGCTATCCTGAAGAATCcgaaaattcttcttcttgatgAAGCCACAAGTGCTCTGGATGCTGAATCAGAAAGTGTCGTGCAAAATGCTCTTGAAAAGGCCATGACAAACAGAACAACTATTGTTGTTGCACACCGTCTCACAACCATCAGAACTGCAGACATGATAGCTGTCGTGCATGCTGGAAAACTTGTAGAAACAG GATTTCATGATGAGTTGATTAAAGATCCAGAAGGGGCATACACTCAGCTTGTCCGGATGCAAGGTACGGTTACAAACCAGGGTGAAGAAACTAGAAATGTGGAAAAAATGGAGGAGCATTTTAATTTGGATAAAAACATCAGCAGAAGACATTCCACCAAAAGATTCACAAGCAGAGGATCTAGTCGATCTTGGTATGAAGTTTCTGATCCAGGTGTCGACCAAATCAATAAGTCTATCATGCGAGATGTTGAGAATGACAATACAAAAATAGAAACCAAAGAAAATAATAAGCGAAAAAAGGAAGTTTCTATTTTGTGGCGGTTGGCCTATCTAAACAAACCAGAGCTTCTAGTTTTGGTTCTTGGATCAGTTGCAGCATGTATTAATGGCATGATCTTCCCTTTGTTCGGTCTGTTAAACGCGAAGGCCATCAAGATATTCTTCGAACCTCCGACCAAGTTGGAGAGGGATTCCAGTTATTGGGCACTAATGTATGTTGGTCTTGGTTGCGTTACCATTGTAGTCATACCGGTTCAAAATTATTTATTTGGAGTAGCAGGCGGGAAACTAATACAAAGAATTCGCTCATTGTCATTCCAGAAGATTGTTCAGCAGGAAATCAGTTGGTTCGATGACCCTGCAAACTCGAG TGGAGCAGTTGGTGCAAGATTATCGACCGATGCTACAACAGTCCGGAGTCTTGTTGGGGACGCATTAGCGCTGGTAGTCCAAAACATTGCGACAATAGTAGCTGGAGTTGTTATAGCTTTCACTGCTAATTGGATACTGGCACTAGTAGTCCTAGCGGTACTGCCCTTGATGCTAGTGGAAGGACTCATTTTGACGAAGTTTTACAAACAGTGTGCTGATGCCAAG GGGATGTATGAACAAGCCAGTCAAGTTGCAATTGATGCAGTTGGAAGCATAAGAACTGTTGCAGCGTTTTGTGCTGAAGAGAAAGTGATGGATCTGTACCAAAAGAAATGTGAATTCCCGCTGAAATCAGGAATCAGGCTTGGAATTGTTAGCGGCGTTAGTCTTGGCATTGCTTCTTCAGCTATTTTTCTGGTTAATTCTTTCATTTTCTACATTGGTTCCGTCCTGGAAAAGCATGGGAAAGTTACATTTGCTGAAATTTTCAAA GTTTTCTTTGCTCTTACAACAAGTGCAATGGGAGTAAGTGGGATGCTTGGCATGGTACCAGATCTGAATAGGGTCATAatttcagctgcttctatctttgacattcttgaTAGTAAACTCGAACGAGATTCCAGCAATAATGGAGGCTCAACAATAGATACTGTAAAAGGCGACCTAGAATTTCAGAATGTCAGCTTTAAGTACCCGACGCGACCTAATATTCAAATTTTCACAGATTTGTGCTTGAGTTTTCCGTCCGGAAAG ACTGTAGCACTTGTCGGAGAGAGTGGCAGTGGAAAATCAACAATTATTAGTCTGATTGAGAGGTTCTATGATCCTGATGGTGGTCACATTTATCTTGATGGTGTGGAACTCCAGAAATTAAACCTAAATTGGCTGAGGCAGCAGATAGGATTAGTAAGTCAAGAGCCTGTTCTGTTCAATGAAACCATCCGTAACAACATAGCCTATGGTAAGAATGGGACAGCTTCCGAGGAAGAGATTATTGCAGCAACTAGATCCGCAAATGCACATCAGTTTATATCAGCATTGCCTCAAGGGTATGACACGAATGTTGGTGAGAGAGGGGTGCAATTGTCTGGTGGACAGAAGCAACGGATAGCGATTGCAAGGGCTATCATAAAGGACCCAAGAATCCTTTTGCTTGATGAAGCGACAAGCGCACTTGACACAGAATCTGAGAGAATAGTTCAGGATGCATTGAATAGAGTTATGGTGGATAGAACAGCTGTTGTGGTGGCACATAGATTAGTTACCATCAAAGGGGCGGATATAATAGCAGTGGTGAAGAATGGTGTTATTGCTGAGAAAGGAAATCATAATTCTCTTCTGAGCATCCCTAATGGAGTGTATGCGTCCCTTGTTGCACTTCAGATGACCTCAACataa